From the genome of Nicotiana sylvestris chromosome 2, ASM39365v2, whole genome shotgun sequence, one region includes:
- the LOC138885338 gene encoding uncharacterized protein, with translation MEELPERWARSWFPWRRYDMLTTNMVESMNSVLLKGREMPILRMLDFIQEKLGEWFYERRKKANETFHRVSILAEEEMTKNMDLAYKMFVFNLDSMLFRINSEGIEFIVDLNKRTCDYLEFQLDELPYPHATAAINKGYFQKSDYCLNWHSRKIWLKTYEGHVNTVGDQKSWDIPQNVQSEITKPPDVEILEGRRQKKRHIYLRLNQYHSSLPNAIDVNKLGITEQLACLLQHLIHISRNTLKNTPTFNNPWSEFQLSLLYDIIEM, from the exons ATGGAAGAGCTTCCCGAGAGATGGGCTCGATCGTGGTTCCCATGGCGACGTTATGATATGCTAACAACAAACATGGTAGAATCAATGAATTCCGTTTTACTAAAAGGGAGAGAAATGCCTATTTTAAGAATGTTAGATTTCATCCAAGAAAAGTTGGGAGAGTGGTTTTACGAAAGGAGAAAAAAGGCAAATGAAACTTTTCACAGAGTATCAATATTGGCAGAAGAAGAGATGACTAAGAATATGGACTTGGCTTACAAAATGTTT GTGTTCAACCTTGACTCAATGTTGTTTAGAATAAATAGTGAAGGAATCGAATTCATTGTGGACTTAAATAAGAGAACTTGTGACTACCTggaattccaacttgatgaattgCCCTATCCACATGCAACTGCTGCTATTAATAAGGGATATTTTCAGAAATCTGATTACTGCTTAAATTGGCATTCAAGGAAAATATGGTTGAAAACATATGAAGGACATGTGAATACTGTGGGAGATCAAAAATCATGGGATATACCACAAAATGTACAATCTGAGATCACAAAACCTCCTGATGTAGAGATTTTAGaaggaagaagacaaaagaaaaggCATATATACCTGCGACTGAATCAGTACCATTCAAGTCTACCAAATGCAATCGATGTAAACAAGTTGGGCATAACAGAACAACTTGCTTGTCTTCTCCAGCACCTCATCCATATTTCGAGAAACACACTGAAAAATACTCCAACCTTCAATAATCCTTGGTCTGAATTTCAACTTTCTTTATTGTATGACATAATTGAAATGTGA